The Paenibacillus sp. 481 DNA window TTTGACCAAGCTCAGGCAGCAATATCGCTCCTACTAAAGGAATGCGCACTTGGCCACCATGACTATGCCCCGACAGTTGCAAATCGACCGCATAATTATAACTGACATCTGCCCAATCCGGTTCATGGGCAAGCAACATACAGCAAGTGTCAGCCGATATCCCCGATAACGCCTGTTCCATATCCGGCCTTCCGTCCAACACATCGTCAATGCCTGCTATGGCAAGCCGATGCCCTTGTCGCTCTATCACATGATTCCGATTCGTCAGCACTTGAAAACCCGTTTGCACAAGCACATTTGTCGCCAAATCGATCCCGCGCCTATAATCGTGGTTGCCGAGTACAGCAAATTTACCGAATGGCGCCTTAAGCTGGCTTAATGCGGCCACTGCTTTGTCCGCTGCACTAAACTCGCTGTCTAATAAATCACCCGTTAAGCATATCATATCCGGCTGTTCAGCCTGTATCTGTTGCACAAGCTGTGCTAGATGATTCTCATCAAAGTAATGTCCAAAATGAATGTCTGAAATATGCGCAATACGAAGCCCATCAAACACTTGCGGCAAGCGCTCAAGCTTAATCGTCTCTGTGCGAACGTATATGAAGCGTCGCTCAATAAAGAAGCTGTAGCCCGCTACAAGAAACGGCATACTAAGGAGACCTCCAATAAGCCTGCGTAACAAACGCCGTCTGCTGGGGTTAGGAATGTGCTTAGGGTTTGAAGGTACCCTATTCATTCGCATCACCTTCGCTTTCCATCAAACTACATGATCGTTTCTTTATTATGCAGGAGCTGCAAGTGCAATGCAAACGGTATGAACTTGTGGTTTAATGAGAGGAGAATAGAGGAGGTCTGTCAATGACAACGTTGCCATTCCACGAAGTATTTGCCCAGCAGCAAGCTTATTTTCGCGCAGGCAGAACACTACATGTAAATGAAAGACGCCAAGCACTCATCACCTTGCAAGCCGCTATCAGGCGTATGGAGCAGCCAATCATGCAAGCGCTGCAACAAGACTTGGGTAAAAGCCAAGGCGAAGCTTATATGACAGAAGTCGGCGTTGTATTAGATGAAGTGCGAATGGCGATCAAGCACGTACGGCGTTGGGCGAAGCCGCGCAAAGTGCGTACCGCTTTAACTCATGTCGGAAGCCGCGGGATGATTGTGCCGGAACCTTACGGCTGCACCTTAATTATATCGCCTTGGAATTACCCGTTTCAGCTCGCCATTGCACCGCTGATCGGCGCAATAGCTGCTGGAAATACGGCGATATTGAAGCCGTCTGAACTTACTCCACACACGAGCGCATGCCTAGCTAAGCTCATTCGTGATACCTTCGATCCGCAGCATGTCACTGTCATCGAAGGCGGCGCAGAGACGAGTCAACAGCTGACTGCGCTTCCGTTTGACCATATCTTTTTTACAGGCAGCGTAGCGATTGGCAAAATCATTATGCAAGCGGCCGCTAAACGTCTTACACCCGTCACGTTAGAACTGGGTGGTAAAAGCCCTTGCGTCGTTCACGCCGACGCAGACATTCGCTTAGCAGCGAAGCGCATCGCTTTTGGCAAATGGACGAATGCGGGTCAAACTTGCGTTGCCCCGGACTACATTTACGTCCATCGTTCGCGTTACGACGAGCTCATACACGAGCTTGAGCGGGCCGTACAGCAGTTTTTTGGTGAAGACCCATTAAACAGTGGGGAGTACGCTTCAATCGTCAGTAAGCGCCATTTTGAACGTTTAGCAACGTTTATGGATAACGGAGCAATCGCATTCGGCGGTAGCTCAGATGCAACGACACGTCGCATGTCGCCGACCGTACTAACAGACGTGACATGGGAGATGCCCGTCATGCAAGAAGAGATTTTCGGCCCCATACTGCCCGTCCTCACCTACGACTCATTTGAAGAGGTTGAACGGGCCATTATCGAAAGGCCGAAACCGCTTGCATTATATTTGTTTACGAATGATCGTCAGCTAGAGCAGCACGTTATTAGCCGTATATCGTTTGGTGGAGGATGTATAAACGATACGCTTATGCACTTTGCGACGCCATATTTACCGTTTGGTGGCGTAGGGGAAAGCGGGATTGGACGCTACCATGGCCACTTTAGCTTTCAAGCATTCAGCCATGAAAAAAGCGTGCTTCGTCAAACGACATGGTTCGACTTCAGCTTCCGGTATCCCGGTTCTAAGCATCGTTTCCAACTCATGCGTAAACTGTTCAAGTAACACAACCATTTTATACGCTTCAATTTGAAACCATACCGCATGAATGATCCAGTTCATTACCTTTACAGCGTCCCGTTACTCGATTTCGCTAACCCATTAGCAATCTAGCGTACGGGCGCTACCTTCACTTCTGTTACTTTCGACAACGATTACCAAGTGTAAATATAATCGCATTAACTTCCTTTACACATGCAACAGCTGCACATTGAGGACTGACTAAGTTGTTTTAATTCAGGAAGGGATTCTAAATCTTGCTCCAAGCATTCAAACAGCATTCGATCTGACAATACTCGCTCACAGAACGACACCATCTTTTTTCTCCATAACTCACGTCTTTCTCCATTCATAACGGAAGGGCCTATCCCAAAATGCTCTTCGATGTTCTCCTCTAGCTGCTGTACCATACTCATGACGTCTGGACGTGCTGCAAACAATCGTGTTACATACAGACTCAAGCAATCGTACTCATCCTTTGGAGCTCCAAGCGCTAACAATCCCAAGGGGTCCCACTCATCTACGATGCGCTTTAGATGCACAAAGAGGCTACTTGCTCTCCATTCCGCCCAATCATTCCGACATAAATGGACAATCATTGACGATGCCCCCTATCGTGCGACTTAAATCGCTATTATTTTATGCATTTTTGGCAAATGATTGTAGGTGCAACAGAACCATATCCATAAATTACTATAGAATAAAATGTCGTTTAGGGGAACTTAAAAATCGCTAAATCGTCAAATTTTTTTCACATTTCCGTGCACTTCGGGGCTTGTTTTTTCAATAATCAGGAATTTTGTAATCTTTTCCCACGCCAATACATTCCATTATCCCTAATATATCGATAGGAAAAGAGGGCAAGCGTCAATAGCTTGCCCTCTCGCTTTTATCTTAGATGCAACGTCGTTACATCTGGAACCAGCGTTTAAACATGAGCTTTGTCGTATCGCGGTTCATTTCGGCGATTGATGTTGTGAGCGGTATACCTTTAGGACACGAGCGTACACAGTTCTGTGAGTTGCCACAGCCCTCAATACCGCCATCGTCCAACAGAACCTCCAAACGCTCGTCCTTGTTCATTTCTCCCGTCGGATGAGCATTAAACAAGCGTACCTGCGACACAGGTGCAGGACCAATGAAACTTGTCTTGTCATTGACGTTAGGACAAGCTTCCAGACACACACCGCATGTCATACACTTAGACAGCTCATACGCCCACTGACGCTTCGTTTCCGCCATGCGCGGGCCAGGTCCGAGGTCGTACGTACCGTCAATCGGAATCCAAGCCTTCACGCTTTTCAACGCATTGAACATACGCTCGCGATTAATAACAAGATCGCGCACGACAGGGAACGTCTTCATCGGCTCAAGTCGAATCGGCTGCTCCAATTTATCAACTAGCGCCGTACATGCTTGACGTGGCTTGCCGTTAATGACCATGGAGCAAGCTCCGCACACCTCTTCCAAGCAGTTCGACTCCCAACAAATAGGAGCCGTCTTGCCGCCTCCGGAATTAACCGGGTTACGTTGTATTTCCATCAGTGCGCTAATGACGTTCATGTTCGGACGGTAAGCAATCTCGAACTCCTCCGTATACGACTTCGCATTCGGATCATCTTGGCGCGTTACGACGAACTTAATCTTCTTAGATTGAGCCACTGCTTCCGCCATCGTTTATTCTCCTTTCTTCTTATCCGACGAATAGTCGCGCTTACGCGGTTTAATCAAGGACACATCAATTTCGTCGTAGCTGATTTGCGGGCCATCAGGCGTCCATTTTGCCATCGTCGTCTTCATGAACTCTTCATCATTACGCTCTAAGAACTCTGGCTTGTAGTGCGCGCCACGACTCTCGTCGCGTAGAAGTGCGCCCAAAGTCATTGCTTCTGCCAATTCAAGCATGTTCCACAACTGACGGGTAAAGGCCACACCTTGGTTGTTCCAACGCGCTGTATCTGTCATGTTAATATTGGAATAGCGCTGCTTCAGCTCTTTAATTTTGCCAATCGTTTCTTCCAGCTTGCTGTTGTAGCGAACAACCGTCATATTGTTCGTCATCCATTCGCCCAGCTCTTTATGTAGCACGTAAGCGTTTTCGGAGCCGTCCATCTTCAGTAAGCTCTCGTAATGATCGGTACGCTTCTTCGTCTCTCTGTCGAACACGCTAGAGCTAACGTCCTCAGTCGCTTTTTTCAAGCCACGAATGTATTCAACCGCTTTCGGCCCTGCTACCATACCGCCATAAATGGCAGACAACAACGAGTTCGCTCCAAGACGGTTCGCACCATGATACTGATACTCGCATTCACCAGCCGCAAACAAGCCCGGAATGTTCGTCATTTGATTGTAGTCCACCCACATGCCGCCCATTGAGTAGTGAACGCCAGGGAAGATTTTCATCGGAATTTTACGCGGGTCGTCGCCCATGAACTTCTCGTAAATTTCGATAATGCCGCCCAGCTTAACGTCCAGTTCCTTCGGGTCTTTATGCGACAGATCGAGATAAACCATGTTCTCGCCATTGACGCCGAGTTTCATGTCGACACACACATGGAAAATTTCCCGTGTCGCGATATCGCGCGGAACAAGGTTTCCGTAAGCCGGATACTTCTCCTCAAGGAAATACCAAGGCTTGCCATCCTTGTATGTCCAAATACGTCCACCCTCACCACGAGCCGACTCGGACATGAGACGCAACTTGTCATCACCTGGAATAGCTGTTGGGTGAATTTGAATAAACTCACCATTGGCATAAGATACGCCCTGTTGGTACACGGCACTCGCCGCTGTCCCTGTATTAATAACGGAGTTAGTTGTTTTACCGAAAATGATACCTGGGCCACCCGTCGCCAAAATGACGGCGTCAGCCTTGAACGTCTTCACTTCCATCGAGTGCAAGTCTTGCGCACAAATACCGCGGCACACGCCATCGTCATCCACTACAGCGGATAAGAACTCGGAATGCTCGTATTTTGTAACAAGTCCTGCCGCTTCCCAGCGACGAGCTTGCTCATCAAGGGCATACAGCAATTGCTGGCCTGTTGTCGCGCCTGCAAATGCCGTCCGGGAATGCTTCGTACCGCCAAAGCGACGGAAATCAAGCAAGCCCTCCGGAGTACGGTTAAACATAACCCCCATCCGGTCCATCAAGTGAATAATGCCTGGCGCTGCATCACACATCGCCTTAATCGGAGGCTGATTCGCTAAGAAGTCGCCACCATAAACTGTATCGTCAAAGTGCTCCCACGGGGAGTCACCTTCGCCTTTTGTATTTACTGCTCCATTAATTCCACCTTGCGCACACACAGAGTGGGAACGTTTAACAGGTACTAAAGAAAACAGGTCGACATGAACGCCTGCTTCCGCTGCTTTAACCGTCGCCATCAACCCTGCTAGGCCGCCGCCAACAACGATAATGTTCTGTTTAGCCATTGCAAGTCACTCTCCCTTTAACCGATAACCGATTTCGCGGTTTCAAGCAATGCGCTTGCCGCTTCGAACTCTTCTTTACGCATGCCGACGATAGCCAGCACAAACAACACGGACATGATGACAAATAAGCCCATGCAAATTTTTGCGGATACAGCTTGCGCACGCGGACCAACGGTCACACCCCAGCTTACAAAAAACGCCCACAGACCGTTTGCAAAATGGTAAGATGCTGCCACTGCGCCAACGACGTAGAAGGCCAGCATGAACGGATTTGCGAATATGCCGTTCATATAAGTGCCCAAGTCCTCATGCCTCAAATTGCCTAGCGCGATTTGCACGCGAGTTTCGTACACATGCCACGTAACGAAGATGAACGTAATAACTCCGGTTATACGCTGCAGCAAAAAGGCAACGTTGCGGCCGTAATTGTAGTTGCCGACGTTGTTACGCGACGTATAAGCAATGTACAATCCGTACACCCCATGGTATAAGAGTGGCAGCCAAATCCCAAACAATTCCAAGAAAAACACTAACGGTAATCCGTTAATGAGTGCTACCTTGTCTTGAAACGATTCTTTCCCGCCTTCAAATGCGGAGAAGTTAGAAACCATGTGCGTAATAAGAAAGAAGCCCAATGGAATAACTCCCAGCAACGAGTGCAACTTCCGCGAGTAAAAATAACCCCGTTTCATAAGCGTGCCGTTTCCCCTTTCTGATGTGTAGCCAGTAGATTTTGGTAATAAAGCATCCTCATTTTACTAGTGCGTGTTGAAAGCGTCAACATTTTGTCGAACAATGACAATTTGTTGGACATCATGAATGACCTTCTTTTCATGTTTCGACACGCTAACGGTCACATTTTCGCAACCATCTTCTCTCTTTGTGAACAACTTGTGACACTTCCATGTTACTCCTTTTCCACTTATAATGGAATTGCAATGTTGTTATATTTTTTATAACTAAAACGCATAACGATCATTTTAATTGTATTTTTTACCTAAACCTATTCCTTTTCGGAGGTGCTGCGCATGCTTGATTTGCTTGAATCTTTTGCAACAGTCGTCGAATTATCTACCGTCAACCAAGCTTCCAAACGCTTAAACGTTTCGCAGCCTGCATTATCTCGACAAATTGCTCGCTTAGAAAATGAGCTAGGAGTAGAATTGTTTGTCCGTAAAGGCAAACGGCTTGAACTTACAAGAGTGGGACAAATGACCTATGAGTTTGCGCTAGACGTTCGGAGTCGACAATTGACCTTCTTGAAATCTATCGCTGATTATAAATCAGAAGGAAATGCCACGGTTACGATCGGAGCCAGTCTAACGACGCTACAAACGACGCTGCCTATGTTCGTCTCACGCTTTATGGACAAGCACCCGAGTGCCCAATTAAAAGCAGTGACGGGCAAAACACACGAAATTATATCGCTTATCCGCGAGCAAAAAGTAAACTTAGGCCTCGTCGCGGACGCGATACGTGAGCCTGGACTGATTTGTATTCCTTTATTCGCTGACCATTTGCAACTTGTTCTGCCTAAATATCACGAGCTTGCTAAGCAAAAGTCGTGGTCGATGGCACAGTTGAACGGGCTGCCGATGTTGCTATTTTCAAATGGAACGTGGTATCGAAAATTGACCGATGATTTATTTCGCAGATATCGCATCATGCCCGATATTCGTATGGAGATCGATTCTTTTGAAGCTATTATGAGGTTAATTACAACGTGTCAGGCCGCTGCGTTGCTGCCCAAGTCGTACTTACGGCAGGAGCTGTTAGAACATAACGAGTTAATTACCGTTCATATGAAAGAACTGGAACAGACCGAACGAATTATGTCGCTCGTGTATGCCGAGCAAGCAGCGCTCAATCAAACCGCACGCCAATTTATTGATGAAACGGTACAAGGGGCAACCAACTGGAGCCGGTATGTGTAACATAAACAAAGAGGGTCGTGACCCAAACGTTTAGAACGTTTAGAAGTCACGACCCCCTTTATTACTGCTTATCACCGTTTATTACAGTCTATCAATGATAACGTCCTCAAATTCTTCAATTTGCTCATTCGTACCAATGAGGACCATAATGTCTTTTTCACTAAGGACATCTTCCGCCGTCGGCGCAATAATAATTCCGCCCTCTTTGTTGAGAGCAACAATGCTGCACCCGAAGCGCGAACGTGTATTTAAATCTCGAAGCGACATGCCATCCAAGCAATTCGGCACACTAAGCTCTACAATTGTGTAATCTTTAGACAGCTCGATATAATCGAGCAAGTTCGGAGAGACAAGTTGATGCGCGACCCGAATACCCATGTCTCGCTCAGGGTAAATAATCCGATCGACACCAATTCGGTCGAGTACTCTGCCATGCAACTCGGTTACGGCCTTCGCAACGACCCGCTTGAGACCGAGCTCCTTCATCTGAATGCTGACGAGTATGCTCGTCTGAATATCGTTGCCAATCGCAACGATGACGCAGTCAAAGTTGCGGATGCCGAGCGAGCGCAGCACTTCCTCATCAGTCGCATCTGCGACCACAGCATGAGTAACAATGCCGTTCATTTCGTCTACGACTTCCTCATCTTTATCGATGCCTAGCACCTGATGCCCGAGCTTCACGAGCTCCTTTGCTAAACTAGATCCAAATCGGCCCATGCCGACGACTGCAAATTGCTGTAACACCATCTTGACGTAATCCCCTTCGTCCAATACTCATTCAACTATTTATTCCCTCGTAGCCACCAATTGATGCTTGCCTTGTGGGAACCTGTTCATTCCTGTGTGCAAGGTTATCCAATTGTAATTTTACCTTCTGGATGACGGTACAGCTCGCGCTCGCTTTTCGGTCCAAGCGCGTACGCCAATGTCAGTGGTCCAAGCCGGCCAGCAAACATCGTTACACATAACAACAACTTGCCGATATCAGACAATTCAGGCGTAATGCCCATCGACAGGCCGACCGTGCCAAATGCTGATGTCGTTTCAAACAAAATTTTGATGAACAGTTGATCCTCGGTCGTCGTCAAAATCATCGTAATGATGATGACCCACGACAAAGCCAGCAGCGTTAGTGTTACCGCTTTAAAAATACGGTCAATCGCAAGGCGGTTACGAAACAATACAATATCCTCTTTACCGCGAATCATCGCAATAACCGCGCCAATCAATATGGCAAACGTCGTCGTCTTAATCCCACCGCCTGTCGACCCTGGCGAAGCACCGATAAACATCAAAATAATAATAAAAAACTGTGATGCTTGGCGCATAGCCCCGATATCGATGGAGTTAGGCCCTGCCGTACGTGGTGATACGGATTGGAACAGCGAAGCCCAGAACTTCTCCCACCCGTTCATACTGCCTAATGTCTTAGTGTTCGTAAACTCGAATACGAGAATAACGATCGCACCTAGGACAATTAGCAAGCTCGTCATCGATATAACCACTTTACTATGCAGCGAAAGCCGCTTAGTCGTCTTATAATCGAACAAGTCTGACAGCACAATAAAGCCGAGGCCGCCCGATATAATTAAAAACATGGTGACGAGGTTCACGATAGGGTCCCCTACATAACTGGTGAAGCTAGAGAACGGACCACTAATCGGGCCAAACAAATCAAATCCCGCATTGTTAAATAAGGAAATGGCATGAAAAATCCCATAATATATAGCCTGTCCAATCGGCATATCAAATGACCAGCGGAGAGCGAACAAGATCGCCGCCGTCCCTTCGATAATAAAAGCAAACATGACTACTTTCCGAATAAGGCGCACGATCCCCTCCATGCTGCCTTGATTTAACGCTTCCTGCAAAATAAGCCGATCTTTAAGCGAAATCCGCTTTTTGAAGGCAAAGGCAATCAGTGTTGCCATCGTCATAAATCCTAAGCCGCCCACTTGAATCAAACATAGAAGCACAATTTGCCCGAACAGCGTAAAATGTGTTCCCGTATCCACGACAACTAGCCCCGTTACACACGTCGCGGATGTAGCGGTGAAGAGCGCGTCGATAAAGGATAAAGTTTTTCCGTCGGTGTTGGACAACGGAAGCATAAGTAAAAATGCCCCAAATAAAATAATAAATGCGAACCCTGATACTAAAGTTTGCGGGGGCGTCAAATGCCAACGTTTTGCTGAAAGCAATGTTTTCAGAGCTTACACCTCTTTTTAGTCACGAAAAAAAGCACTGGAAATCCCAATGCTCGCGCTGGTATCCTGACGTAAAATGCCTACGAGGTTAGCTGACGGATTCGGGCACGTCCAGGTCGCCCTATTCATCTGACCAACGATACGGAAAGCACAATATCCTACTTTCACGTCGTTAATCAGTACGAAATTCACCCCAAAAATTCGGTTCCCCCGCTTTCGCAACTATGCGAAACTCGGCTTGTTATTCGATTCATAACGAGATTATAAACGTTTAGTTAGCCACACACAAAGTCATAGAACGCGCAAAAATGCAATAAAAAGCGGTGAAATAGCGGCAGATAACGCTTACAAACGGTTGTTTTCACGCTGTCATTTCGTAAAACGTCGATTTTCAAGCCTTCTCTTGCTAAACTATACAAATAATCTTATTTGCACGAACAAAATGGAGGTGAACCTCACATGAAATTGAAGCAAAACCGTACTCGTCTGCCACGCTTTCTAATAGCTGCATCCGCTATTGGATTTCTATTATTCCTGATGATGCAGATCATCATCCCACAACTACAGAGCCAGCAAGCAGTGGAGCCTAACTTGCGCTTACTGTCCAAGTCAGAGGCCGAAGCACGAGCGACTTCATTCATCCAACAGCAATGGAGCGGAGACATTAGGGTCGCTCCACACAGCGATACTTCGGTCGTGTATACGACGAACAAAATGTTTTCGGGCTACGTCAATAAGGAAGGCGTACTCGAACAGTACAAGCGCTGGGATAAACAGGCGCCTATGGATACGTATCGCGTCCTGCTTCCTGTCCTTGCAGGTGAGCAAGCTGGGACACTACGTGTTGACATTCATCTGACAACAGGCAGTGTCGTCGGATTTGGTTTCGTGAGCGATGATACACTTACATCCACATCCACAAAAAGAACACAGCAGTCACTGCCTGATTCATCACCATCGACAGCTACACATCAGACGCAGCAAGCCAAACTTGCAGAGGAAGCGGCTTATTCACTCGGCTGGAAGAAACAATCGTTCGTACTGGATCGCGAACTGCCCAATCATACTTATCTGTTTCACGTCCCGACCGCAAAAGTAGGACAATCCAAGCTGCATATTGAAGTTGAAGTGGCCGACCGTGCCGTTATTCGAGCCGAACCTGTGTGGGTCGTTCCTGATGCTTATGAACAACTCATTCAGAAGCAGACAGATACGGCACAAAACGTATACCGTTACGGTTATTTGTGGGTCTCATTTGCCCTCAGTGCACTCGCTATTTTGATGTGCATTCGATATCGGAACACGGTTCGCTTCGGTTCCAACACGATGATCGCGCTGACACTCGTGTCGGGCGGAATTTCACTGCTGCACATTTGGAATGTACTGCCTAGCCAAATTGCGCTGGAACTAGAAGTACCAGCTGCCAAGCTCAATTTGACATTTATTTCGCTCATTCAATACGGAATTACACTTATTCAAGGCATTGGAGTCTATTTTGCGCTCGTCGCAGGACGCCAATTATGGAAAGACACGACGTACGGCGACCTGATGCCAACATGGCGTAATGCGCATTTTGGTCATCATCTTGTGCGCTCCCTTTGGCTTGGACTTCTTTTTGCTGGGTTGTTGCTTGGCGTTCAGACGATCATTTTCTTCTGCTTAGAACGGGGGTTTGATACTTGGACGGCGAATGATGCCCAACAATCGCCTCTCAATATGACATACATGGCTTTTTTCCCGTTACTTGCTTGGGTAGCAGCCATTTCAGAAGAAGTCGTGTATCGTTTGTTCGGGGTAGGTTTATTTTTACGGTGGCTACGCAATCCGTGGCTCGCAGGCATGATTCCAACCTTGATTTGGGCATTCGGACATGTCCTTTATCCGGTATATCCGTTCTATTCCCGGCCACTTGAACTGCTTATAATCGGGTTCTGCTTTTTGTTTATTATGGTGAAACACGGATTTTGGACTGCTTTATTTGCACACTTGATGATTGACACGATACTTATGTCGCAATATTTTTTATGGAGCGGATCACTCGGCAGTGTATTCGTTGGTATCACTTACTTGCTATTGCCTATCGTTATTGTGTATGTCATTCGCGCCTATCACAGCAGGCCATTCGCAAAGTTCACTGGCTAAATGCCCTACTATAAAAAGAACCCTTAACTCTTCCGCCTCGGATTCAGCTGAACCAAAGCGAAATGGGTTAAGGGTTCTTTACTGGATTAGTATCGTTACTGTTGCCTACTAAGACTCATTTGCTACTGGGACTCATCGGATATCCGCTCATCATCTGCTACAGGCTCATCTTCCTGCTCGTTGCGCAGCGATTGCAAAATGGTGCGTGCCAGCTTGTCGCCAATTCCGACTGGGCGGAAATCTTCAACCGCAGCCTCGCGTATTTTTTTAAGCGAGCCAAAATGCTTGAGCAGCATTTTGCGCCGCTTCTCGCCAATGCCCGGAATCGAATCCAATGCCGATGTAACCATCGATTTGGCACGCCGCTCGCGGTGAAACGTAATGGCGAAGCGATGCACCTCGTCTTGGATGCGCTGCAACAAGTAAAATTCTTGACTGTCTCGCGGCAGCGGCACGACTTGCGGCGGATCGCCAGCCATAAGCTGTGCCGTTTTGTGCTTGGCATCTTTGACTAAGCCGCAGACCGGCACAGCAAGTCCAAGCTCATTTTCCAGCACGTCAAGCGCAGCAGATATTTGTCCTCGCCCGCCGTCCACAATAATGAGGCCTGGCAGCTCCAACTGCTCCTTGAGCACGCGCTCATAACGGCGGCGAATCACTTCTCGCATCGTTTCATAATCGTCAGGGCCTTGTACGGTCCGTACTTTA harbors:
- a CDS encoding metallophosphoesterase, yielding MPFLVAGYSFFIERRFIYVRTETIKLERLPQVFDGLRIAHISDIHFGHYFDENHLAQLVQQIQAEQPDMICLTGDLLDSEFSAADKAVAALSQLKAPFGKFAVLGNHDYRRGIDLATNVLVQTGFQVLTNRNHVIERQGHRLAIAGIDDVLDGRPDMEQALSGISADTCCMLLAHEPDWADVSYNYAVDLQLSGHSHGGQVRIPLVGAILLPELGQKYADGYYELRSGNSAVNSLAVYTSRGVGTTIMPVRFSCPPEWTLITLSA
- a CDS encoding TrkH family potassium uptake protein — its product is MTPPQTLVSGFAFIILFGAFLLMLPLSNTDGKTLSFIDALFTATSATCVTGLVVVDTGTHFTLFGQIVLLCLIQVGGLGFMTMATLIAFAFKKRISLKDRLILQEALNQGSMEGIVRLIRKVVMFAFIIEGTAAILFALRWSFDMPIGQAIYYGIFHAISLFNNAGFDLFGPISGPFSSFTSYVGDPIVNLVTMFLIISGGLGFIVLSDLFDYKTTKRLSLHSKVVISMTSLLIVLGAIVILVFEFTNTKTLGSMNGWEKFWASLFQSVSPRTAGPNSIDIGAMRQASQFFIIILMFIGASPGSTGGGIKTTTFAILIGAVIAMIRGKEDIVLFRNRLAIDRIFKAVTLTLLALSWVIIITMILTTTEDQLFIKILFETTSAFGTVGLSMGITPELSDIGKLLLCVTMFAGRLGPLTLAYALGPKSERELYRHPEGKITIG
- a CDS encoding aldehyde dehydrogenase, translating into MTTLPFHEVFAQQQAYFRAGRTLHVNERRQALITLQAAIRRMEQPIMQALQQDLGKSQGEAYMTEVGVVLDEVRMAIKHVRRWAKPRKVRTALTHVGSRGMIVPEPYGCTLIISPWNYPFQLAIAPLIGAIAAGNTAILKPSELTPHTSACLAKLIRDTFDPQHVTVIEGGAETSQQLTALPFDHIFFTGSVAIGKIIMQAAAKRLTPVTLELGGKSPCVVHADADIRLAAKRIAFGKWTNAGQTCVAPDYIYVHRSRYDELIHELERAVQQFFGEDPLNSGEYASIVSKRHFERLATFMDNGAIAFGGSSDATTRRMSPTVLTDVTWEMPVMQEEIFGPILPVLTYDSFEEVERAIIERPKPLALYLFTNDRQLEQHVISRISFGGGCINDTLMHFATPYLPFGGVGESGIGRYHGHFSFQAFSHEKSVLRQTTWFDFSFRYPGSKHRFQLMRKLFK
- the sdhA gene encoding succinate dehydrogenase flavoprotein subunit, yielding MAKQNIIVVGGGLAGLMATVKAAEAGVHVDLFSLVPVKRSHSVCAQGGINGAVNTKGEGDSPWEHFDDTVYGGDFLANQPPIKAMCDAAPGIIHLMDRMGVMFNRTPEGLLDFRRFGGTKHSRTAFAGATTGQQLLYALDEQARRWEAAGLVTKYEHSEFLSAVVDDDGVCRGICAQDLHSMEVKTFKADAVILATGGPGIIFGKTTNSVINTGTAASAVYQQGVSYANGEFIQIHPTAIPGDDKLRLMSESARGEGGRIWTYKDGKPWYFLEEKYPAYGNLVPRDIATREIFHVCVDMKLGVNGENMVYLDLSHKDPKELDVKLGGIIEIYEKFMGDDPRKIPMKIFPGVHYSMGGMWVDYNQMTNIPGLFAAGECEYQYHGANRLGANSLLSAIYGGMVAGPKAVEYIRGLKKATEDVSSSVFDRETKKRTDHYESLLKMDGSENAYVLHKELGEWMTNNMTVVRYNSKLEETIGKIKELKQRYSNINMTDTARWNNQGVAFTRQLWNMLELAEAMTLGALLRDESRGAHYKPEFLERNDEEFMKTTMAKWTPDGPQISYDEIDVSLIKPRKRDYSSDKKKGE
- a CDS encoding potassium channel family protein; this translates as MVLQQFAVVGMGRFGSSLAKELVKLGHQVLGIDKDEEVVDEMNGIVTHAVVADATDEEVLRSLGIRNFDCVIVAIGNDIQTSILVSIQMKELGLKRVVAKAVTELHGRVLDRIGVDRIIYPERDMGIRVAHQLVSPNLLDYIELSKDYTIVELSVPNCLDGMSLRDLNTRSRFGCSIVALNKEGGIIIAPTAEDVLSEKDIMVLIGTNEQIEEFEDVIIDRL
- a CDS encoding LysR family transcriptional regulator, which encodes MLDLLESFATVVELSTVNQASKRLNVSQPALSRQIARLENELGVELFVRKGKRLELTRVGQMTYEFALDVRSRQLTFLKSIADYKSEGNATVTIGASLTTLQTTLPMFVSRFMDKHPSAQLKAVTGKTHEIISLIREQKVNLGLVADAIREPGLICIPLFADHLQLVLPKYHELAKQKSWSMAQLNGLPMLLFSNGTWYRKLTDDLFRRYRIMPDIRMEIDSFEAIMRLITTCQAAALLPKSYLRQELLEHNELITVHMKELEQTERIMSLVYAEQAALNQTARQFIDETVQGATNWSRYV
- the sdhB gene encoding succinate dehydrogenase iron-sulfur subunit, which gives rise to MAEAVAQSKKIKFVVTRQDDPNAKSYTEEFEIAYRPNMNVISALMEIQRNPVNSGGGKTAPICWESNCLEEVCGACSMVINGKPRQACTALVDKLEQPIRLEPMKTFPVVRDLVINRERMFNALKSVKAWIPIDGTYDLGPGPRMAETKRQWAYELSKCMTCGVCLEACPNVNDKTSFIGPAPVSQVRLFNAHPTGEMNKDERLEVLLDDGGIEGCGNSQNCVRSCPKGIPLTTSIAEMNRDTTKLMFKRWFQM
- a CDS encoding succinate dehydrogenase cytochrome b558 subunit — encoded protein: MKRGYFYSRKLHSLLGVIPLGFFLITHMVSNFSAFEGGKESFQDKVALINGLPLVFFLELFGIWLPLLYHGVYGLYIAYTSRNNVGNYNYGRNVAFLLQRITGVITFIFVTWHVYETRVQIALGNLRHEDLGTYMNGIFANPFMLAFYVVGAVAASYHFANGLWAFFVSWGVTVGPRAQAVSAKICMGLFVIMSVLFVLAIVGMRKEEFEAASALLETAKSVIG